Proteins from a genomic interval of Polaribacter sejongensis:
- a CDS encoding HYC_CC_PP family protein → MKKVSHKIMSIAMAVVVLFSTMSLTFSMHYCGDTLVETAMFQKAEGCGMEMQKPLSEDCNISKKNCCNDEQVVVEGQNELQHHIDSISFEQQVFIASFIYSYINLFEGLENNVPSSGEYEPLLANRQIFKLDETYLI, encoded by the coding sequence ATGAAGAAAGTTTCACATAAAATAATGTCAATTGCAATGGCTGTTGTAGTCCTATTCTCTACAATGTCATTGACTTTTAGTATGCATTATTGTGGTGATACTTTGGTAGAAACAGCTATGTTTCAAAAAGCAGAAGGTTGTGGTATGGAAATGCAAAAACCTTTATCTGAAGATTGTAATATTTCAAAAAAGAACTGCTGTAATGACGAACAAGTAGTTGTTGAAGGTCAAAATGAATTACAACATCATATTGATAGCATTTCTTTTGAGCAACAAGTATTCATTGCTTCATTTATTTATTCTTATATCAACCTTTTTGAAGGTTTAGAAAATAATGTACCTTCATCTGGAGAGTACGAACCTCTGCTCGCTAACAGGCAAATATTTAAGTTAGACGAGACTTATTTAATTTAA
- the aroC gene encoding chorismate synthase — protein sequence MSFNSFGNLLKVTTYGESHGTAIGGVIDGFPAGLEVDFEAIQNELDRRKPGQSKIVTQRKEPDTVEFLSGIFEGKTTGTSIGFVIRNTNQKSKDYNHNTNVYRPSHADFTYDKKFGNRDYRGGGRSSARETANWVVAGALAKQLIASMNINAFTSSVGDIFIDKPYQDLDFSKTESNIVRCPDEASAEKMINRIQEIRKAGDTIGGTVTCVAQNVPVGLGEPIFQKLHAQLGSAMLSINAVKGFEFGSGFCGAKMKGSDHNDVFNADGSTQSNLSGGIQGGISNGMDIYFRVAFKPVATIMSSQQTINSEYEVTEITGKGRHDPCVVPRAVPIVEAMTALVLADFWLLNKTRQI from the coding sequence ATGTCATTTAATTCCTTTGGAAATTTATTAAAAGTAACAACGTATGGAGAATCTCATGGAACTGCTATTGGTGGCGTCATAGATGGATTCCCTGCAGGATTAGAGGTAGATTTTGAAGCCATTCAAAATGAGTTAGATAGACGTAAACCTGGGCAATCTAAAATTGTTACTCAGCGTAAAGAACCAGATACTGTAGAGTTTCTTTCAGGTATTTTTGAAGGAAAAACAACAGGAACTTCTATTGGTTTTGTTATTAGAAACACCAATCAAAAATCTAAAGACTACAACCACAATACCAATGTATATAGACCTTCTCATGCAGATTTTACGTATGATAAGAAATTTGGAAACAGAGATTATAGAGGCGGCGGAAGAAGTTCTGCCCGTGAAACTGCCAATTGGGTAGTTGCTGGTGCTTTAGCAAAACAGCTTATTGCAAGCATGAATATAAATGCATTTACATCTTCGGTTGGAGATATTTTTATAGACAAACCGTATCAAGATTTAGATTTTTCTAAAACAGAAAGCAATATTGTTCGTTGTCCGGATGAAGCTTCTGCAGAGAAAATGATCAACAGAATACAAGAAATTAGAAAAGCAGGAGATACTATTGGTGGTACCGTAACATGTGTTGCACAAAATGTACCTGTAGGATTAGGAGAACCTATATTTCAGAAATTACACGCACAATTAGGTAGCGCAATGTTATCTATAAATGCCGTAAAAGGTTTTGAATTTGGAAGTGGTTTTTGTGGTGCAAAAATGAAAGGTTCAGATCATAACGATGTTTTTAATGCAGACGGCTCTACACAATCTAATTTATCTGGAGGAATACAAGGTGGAATAAGTAATGGTATGGATATTTACTTTAGAGTTGCTTTTAAACCTGTTGCAACCATTATGAGCTCTCAACAAACTATTAACTCAGAATATGAAGTTACAGAAATTACAGGTAAAGGAAGACATGATCCTTGTGTTGTACCAAGAGCTGTACCAATTGTAGAAGCTATGACTGCTTTAGTATTAGCAGATTTTTGGTTGCTAAATAAAACGAGACAGATATAA
- a CDS encoding heparan-alpha-glucosaminide N-acetyltransferase domain-containing protein, translated as MDIKRLYFIDIIRAFAILMMLQGHFIDTLLADSYRDLNDPIFSVWSYFRGITAPTFFTISGLIFTYLLLKAKEKGLENQRMTKGITRGFFLIGIGYLLRIPVFSWLAGIFSPYFLVIDVLQIIGLSLILIICIYFLCNNKTILFSIITLLFGTSIFILEPLYRDLNLTSIPLFLNNYISKSNGSIFTIIPWSGYVCFGAFIATIFHKNVFKKSFKKIIITSFILFGFILIFYSSNILVFFSKLLQSQLLMDAASYNYLFTRFGNVLLIFAFFYSLEKYLKSPLILKIGQKTLSIYVIHFIIIYGSFTGYGLKYIIGKTLNPIEAIIGAILFLISVCLLSFYYAKTNTFLYLNLRKLFHKVKS; from the coding sequence GTGGATATTAAACGACTATATTTTATTGATATTATTAGGGCTTTTGCTATCTTAATGATGCTACAAGGGCACTTTATAGATACATTACTAGCTGACTCGTATAGAGACTTAAATGATCCTATTTTTAGTGTATGGTCTTATTTTAGGGGAATTACTGCTCCGACTTTCTTTACTATTTCTGGATTAATTTTTACTTATCTTTTGCTAAAGGCAAAAGAGAAAGGATTAGAAAACCAAAGAATGACAAAAGGGATCACAAGAGGTTTCTTTTTAATAGGTATTGGTTATTTGTTAAGAATTCCCGTTTTTAGTTGGTTAGCAGGAATATTTAGCCCCTATTTTCTAGTAATTGATGTACTTCAAATAATAGGTTTAAGCTTAATATTAATTATTTGTATTTATTTTCTTTGTAATAATAAAACAATCCTTTTTTCTATAATTACATTACTCTTTGGTACCAGTATATTTATATTAGAACCGCTGTATAGAGATTTAAACTTAACCTCTATTCCTCTTTTTTTAAACAACTATATTTCTAAAAGTAATGGATCTATATTTACAATTATTCCTTGGTCTGGTTATGTCTGTTTTGGTGCGTTTATAGCAACAATATTTCATAAAAACGTATTCAAAAAAAGCTTTAAAAAAATAATAATTACTTCTTTTATCCTTTTTGGATTCATTCTAATTTTTTATTCTTCAAATATTCTCGTTTTCTTCTCAAAACTATTACAATCTCAACTATTAATGGATGCGGCAAGCTATAATTATCTATTTACTAGATTTGGAAATGTATTATTAATTTTCGCTTTCTTTTATAGCCTTGAGAAGTATTTAAAATCGCCTTTAATTTTAAAAATAGGACAAAAAACACTTTCTATATATGTAATTCATTTTATCATTATTTATGGGAGTTTTACTGGTTATGGGTTAAAGTATATTATTGGTAAAACCTTAAATCCAATAGAAGCTATTATTGGAGCAATACTATTCTTAATATCAGTTTGTCTACTATCTTTTTATTATGCAAAAACAAATACTTTTTTATATTTAAATTTGAGAAAACTATTTCATAAAGTAAAATCTTAA
- a CDS encoding carboxylesterase family protein, translating to MKTLLSLCSIFYFLNSFSQVDYLSKSNKFSERTYTYLRIKKEKNLKFDFYRPKKTKGKVPLLIYVHGGGFSGGDRKDKNSTAFAKEMVQYGYAVATISYRLTMKGKGFGCATNSALKIEAFNDVSKDISYAVKYFLRRKKRLKIDADKIILVGSSAGAEAILNLAYVYNNKILDPNFKFAGIIAMSGAVTSIDKITTETAIPTQLFHGTKDNLVPYNIASHHFCKLESVGYLNLFGSKAIAKKLKSIQKPFYLYSVKNGDHSWNTRPIYQCKNEILDFLYYDILKQKNRQIETEI from the coding sequence ATGAAAACGCTTTTATCTCTTTGCTCTATATTCTATTTTTTAAATAGTTTTTCTCAGGTAGATTACTTATCTAAATCAAATAAATTTTCCGAGAGAACATATACCTATCTCAGAATAAAAAAAGAGAAGAACTTAAAGTTCGATTTTTACAGACCTAAAAAGACAAAAGGAAAAGTTCCGTTGTTAATTTATGTTCATGGTGGTGGTTTTTCTGGAGGTGATAGAAAAGATAAAAATTCTACAGCTTTTGCAAAAGAAATGGTTCAATACGGTTACGCTGTCGCAACAATATCATATCGGTTAACAATGAAAGGTAAAGGTTTTGGATGTGCGACAAATTCTGCATTAAAAATAGAAGCTTTTAACGATGTTTCTAAAGATATCAGTTATGCCGTAAAGTATTTTTTAAGACGTAAAAAGAGGCTTAAAATAGATGCTGATAAAATAATTCTAGTAGGTTCTAGTGCTGGTGCGGAAGCAATTTTAAATTTAGCGTATGTTTACAATAACAAAATTTTAGATCCAAATTTTAAATTTGCAGGAATTATTGCCATGTCTGGAGCCGTAACTTCTATTGATAAAATAACAACTGAAACAGCTATTCCAACCCAATTATTTCATGGAACAAAAGATAACCTTGTGCCTTATAATATTGCATCTCATCATTTTTGTAAACTAGAATCTGTTGGATATTTAAACCTTTTTGGTTCTAAAGCAATTGCTAAAAAATTAAAATCTATTCAGAAACCTTTTTATTTATATAGTGTAAAAAATGGAGATCATAGTTGGAACACAAGACCTATTTATCAATGTAAAAACGAAATATTGGACTTTTTATATTATGATATTTTAAAACAGAAAAACAGACAGATAGAAACTGAGATTTAA
- a CDS encoding phytase, whose product MKLSIKNSILFLGTVTLLSCNSGSKLPAIAPDVITEKSVNDTDDPAIWIHPTDASKSIVFGTDKETNGAIYAYDLQGKVIEDKTIRNIKRPNNVDLEYGFQVNDSVKVDVLIFTEREEQQIRMFSVPDMKPLDEGGFPVFEDETIPENKLPMGVAIYKSPIDGTFYAIVGRKTGPKEGYLYQYKLVSENSKVTATLVRKFGQFSGKKEIEAIAVDAEMGFVYYSDEMHCVRKYYAEPSKGNEEITCFGSELFERDIEGIAIAKFENEKGYIIVSDQQKGQFNLFDRQTNEFVKAVNLSTTQTDGCDVVTVPLNDTFKSGLFVAMNDAKDFYFYDLDKLLK is encoded by the coding sequence ATGAAATTATCTATAAAAAATAGTATCCTATTTTTAGGAACAGTAACATTGTTATCGTGTAATTCTGGTAGTAAATTACCAGCAATTGCACCAGATGTAATTACCGAAAAATCTGTTAATGATACAGATGATCCTGCAATTTGGATTCATCCAACAGACGCATCAAAAAGTATTGTTTTTGGAACAGATAAAGAAACCAATGGAGCAATTTATGCGTATGATTTACAAGGTAAAGTTATAGAAGATAAAACCATCAGAAATATAAAAAGACCTAACAATGTAGATTTAGAGTATGGTTTTCAAGTAAACGATTCTGTAAAAGTTGATGTTTTAATTTTTACAGAAAGAGAAGAGCAGCAAATTAGAATGTTTTCTGTACCAGATATGAAACCTTTAGATGAAGGAGGATTTCCTGTCTTTGAAGATGAAACTATTCCTGAAAACAAATTACCAATGGGAGTTGCTATTTATAAGAGTCCGATTGATGGAACTTTTTATGCAATAGTTGGTAGAAAAACGGGACCTAAAGAAGGGTATTTATATCAATATAAATTAGTTTCAGAAAACAGTAAAGTAACGGCTACTTTGGTTAGGAAATTTGGACAATTTAGTGGTAAAAAAGAAATTGAAGCCATTGCTGTTGATGCAGAAATGGGCTTTGTTTACTATTCTGATGAAATGCACTGTGTTCGTAAATATTATGCAGAGCCATCTAAAGGAAATGAAGAAATTACTTGTTTTGGAAGTGAACTTTTTGAAAGAGATATAGAAGGTATTGCAATTGCTAAATTTGAGAATGAGAAAGGGTATATTATTGTTTCTGATCAACAAAAAGGGCAATTTAATTTATTTGATAGACAAACAAATGAGTTTGTAAAAGCAGTTAATCTGTCAACTACCCAAACAGATGGATGTGATGTGGTTACTGTGCCTTTAAACGATACCTTTAAAAGCGGATTGTTTGTGGCAATGAATGATGCCAAAGATTTTTACTTTTATGATTTGGATAAATTATTAAAGTAG
- a CDS encoding TonB-dependent receptor, translating to MKQFYNFNLFLLTMFLSLSAFNSFAQTSKIQGLITDKDGLYVPGANVLIEALKKGDISNFDGKFTLVGVPAGTHTIRITYLGFKDILQEVVVKENETTSIKIALVSESIQLDDVLITSYSLGSQSKALNTQKNNLNITNVVSTDQIGKFPDANIGDAVKRIPGITMQVDQGEARNIIIRGLSPQLNSVTLNGSRIPSAEGDNRNVQMDLIPSDMIQSIQVNKAVTPDMDADALGGSVNLITRTSPQSFRLSATAGSGVNTITNKRILNGSFLVGDRSKNKKFGWMISATINDNDFGSHDVEAEWTDEFAYTNDAGEEVELEVNPYTNVFEERTYLVQRVRRSFSANFDYQINDDNNIYFKSMYNWRDDRENRFRLEHEILDAEDIGLGDFTITDNTPTMFPVEVKRQSKGGIDNDRNKNRRLEDQKMQNYTLGGNHAAGKLKIDWMTSFAKASEERLNERYAEFETEYSINNDISDSRFPLFTAVNSSDFNDLASFEFGEITEENQYTEEKDFNTFVNFELPSDFFGHGDGFIKFGFRGRFKTKLRDNDFFEYDLESDYPTLSSIPTKDYSNPDYLAGSQYQSGLFADEEWLGSLDLNNGETISDEFLRANYDVKENVFASYVMTNQRLSDKLSVLFGLRLEHTKLTATGNNILDEDTLDGTLTEKSSYSNLMPGVHVKYDISDKTVLRFAWTNTLARPNYVDITPTLDVVTGDEEVFLGNPDLKPTTSMNFDVMAETYFENVGILSGGFFYKNISDFTYTFQSETTTDAFGPGTTGFEVYQPLNGDKASIFGAELAIQRKLDFLPGFLKNFSVYANYTFLTSDANGIRNEDGEEREDIDLPNTTPNMLNASLGYADAKFNARLSGNFSDAYVDEIGGNAFEDRYYDKQFFLDFSTGYTINKNLSIYASVNNLTNQPLRYYQGESGRTMQMEYYGRRITFGLKYDLFKK from the coding sequence ATGAAACAATTTTATAATTTTAATTTATTTTTATTAACGATGTTTTTGTCGTTAAGTGCGTTTAATTCATTTGCACAAACCAGTAAAATACAAGGTCTTATTACTGATAAGGATGGACTTTATGTACCTGGTGCAAATGTTTTAATAGAAGCGCTTAAAAAAGGAGATATTTCTAATTTTGATGGAAAGTTCACCTTAGTTGGTGTACCCGCTGGTACGCACACTATAAGAATAACTTATTTAGGATTTAAAGATATTTTACAAGAAGTTGTTGTAAAAGAAAATGAAACTACATCGATTAAAATTGCACTTGTTTCAGAAAGTATTCAATTAGATGATGTTTTAATTACATCTTACAGCTTAGGTAGCCAATCTAAAGCATTAAACACTCAAAAGAATAATTTAAATATTACCAATGTAGTTTCTACAGATCAAATTGGTAAATTTCCGGATGCAAATATTGGAGATGCCGTTAAAAGGATTCCTGGTATTACGATGCAAGTAGATCAAGGAGAAGCTAGAAATATTATTATTAGAGGTCTTTCTCCTCAATTAAACTCCGTAACTCTTAACGGAAGTAGAATTCCGTCTGCAGAAGGCGATAATAGAAATGTACAGATGGATTTAATTCCGTCGGACATGATACAATCTATACAAGTTAATAAAGCGGTAACTCCAGATATGGATGCAGATGCTTTAGGAGGTTCTGTAAATTTAATAACAAGAACATCTCCTCAAAGTTTTAGACTTTCTGCAACCGCAGGATCTGGTGTAAACACAATTACAAACAAAAGAATTTTAAATGGTTCTTTTCTAGTAGGAGATCGTTCTAAAAACAAAAAATTTGGTTGGATGATTTCTGCAACTATCAATGATAATGATTTTGGTTCTCATGATGTGGAAGCAGAATGGACGGATGAATTTGCATATACAAATGACGCTGGTGAAGAAGTTGAATTGGAAGTAAATCCGTATACCAATGTTTTTGAAGAACGTACGTATTTAGTACAAAGAGTTCGTAGAAGTTTTTCTGCAAACTTCGATTATCAAATTAATGATGACAATAATATCTATTTTAAATCGATGTATAATTGGAGAGACGACAGAGAAAATCGTTTTAGATTAGAACATGAGATTTTAGATGCAGAAGATATAGGACTTGGAGATTTTACCATTACAGATAATACACCTACAATGTTTCCTGTTGAAGTTAAAAGACAATCTAAAGGTGGTATTGATAACGATCGAAATAAAAATAGACGCTTAGAAGATCAAAAAATGCAGAATTACACACTTGGTGGTAACCACGCTGCAGGTAAATTAAAAATTGATTGGATGACTTCTTTTGCAAAAGCATCCGAAGAAAGATTAAATGAACGTTATGCTGAGTTTGAAACTGAATATAGTATTAATAACGATATTTCTGATTCTAGGTTTCCTTTGTTTACTGCCGTAAATTCATCAGATTTTAATGATCTTGCTAGTTTTGAGTTTGGTGAAATCACAGAAGAAAATCAATATACAGAAGAAAAAGACTTTAATACTTTTGTTAATTTTGAATTACCATCAGACTTTTTTGGTCATGGAGATGGATTTATAAAATTTGGGTTTAGAGGTCGTTTTAAAACAAAATTAAGAGATAATGATTTCTTTGAATATGATTTAGAAAGCGATTATCCTACGTTATCATCTATACCAACCAAAGATTATTCGAACCCAGATTATTTAGCAGGTAGTCAATACCAATCAGGTTTATTTGCAGATGAAGAATGGTTAGGAAGCTTAGATTTAAATAATGGTGAAACTATAAGTGATGAGTTTTTAAGAGCTAATTATGATGTAAAGGAAAATGTATTTGCGAGTTATGTGATGACAAATCAAAGATTGTCTGACAAGTTAAGTGTATTGTTTGGTTTACGATTAGAGCACACAAAATTAACGGCAACAGGAAATAATATTTTAGATGAAGATACTTTAGATGGTACTTTAACAGAAAAAAGTTCTTATTCTAATTTAATGCCAGGTGTACATGTTAAATACGATATTTCTGATAAAACAGTATTAAGATTTGCTTGGACAAATACATTGGCAAGACCAAATTATGTTGATATTACACCAACTTTAGATGTTGTAACTGGAGATGAAGAAGTGTTTTTAGGTAACCCAGATTTAAAGCCAACAACTTCTATGAATTTTGATGTAATGGCAGAAACTTATTTTGAAAATGTAGGTATTTTGTCTGGAGGTTTTTTTTACAAAAACATTAGTGATTTTACCTATACTTTTCAATCAGAAACTACTACAGATGCTTTTGGACCAGGAACTACTGGTTTTGAAGTTTATCAACCTTTAAATGGTGATAAAGCATCTATTTTTGGAGCAGAATTAGCAATCCAAAGAAAATTAGATTTTTTACCTGGTTTCTTAAAAAACTTTAGTGTGTATGCTAATTATACCTTTTTAACTTCGGATGCAAACGGAATTCGTAATGAAGACGGAGAGGAAAGAGAAGATATAGATTTGCCTAACACAACACCAAATATGTTAAACGCTTCTTTAGGGTATGCAGATGCTAAATTTAATGCAAGACTTTCTGGTAATTTTTCTGATGCTTATGTAGATGAAATAGGAGGTAATGCTTTTGAAGATCGTTATTACGACAAACAATTTTTCTTAGATTTTAGTACAGGTTATACCATTAATAAAAACCTAAGTATTTATGCTAGTGTAAATAATCTGACTAACCAACCATTACGTTACTACCAAGGAGAAAGTGGTAGAACAATGCAAATGGAATACTACGGTAGAAGAATTACTTTTGGTTTAAAATACGATTTATTTAAAAAATAG
- a CDS encoding DUF3467 domain-containing protein gives MEENQNKDGQINIELDQEIAEGTYSNLAIINHSMSEFIVDFINIMPGVPKAKVKSRIILTPQHAKRLTQALADNVRKFEEQHGEIKDYEQPPIPMNFGPTGQA, from the coding sequence ATGGAAGAAAATCAAAACAAAGACGGACAAATAAATATTGAGTTAGATCAGGAAATTGCAGAAGGAACGTATTCTAATCTTGCAATTATTAATCATTCTATGTCAGAATTTATTGTAGATTTTATTAATATTATGCCAGGTGTACCAAAGGCAAAAGTAAAATCTAGAATTATTTTAACTCCGCAACATGCAAAACGCTTAACACAAGCTTTAGCAGATAATGTTAGAAAGTTTGAAGAACAACATGGTGAAATTAAAGATTATGAGCAACCTCCAATTCCTATGAATTTTGGGCCTACAGGACAGGCTTAA